A genomic region of Carassius carassius chromosome 13, fCarCar2.1, whole genome shotgun sequence contains the following coding sequences:
- the LOC132156212 gene encoding AMP deaminase 3-like isoform X1: MHIFTPSECCTTEHSRLSQGTVTHTERDRKTAGRKLQLQSSEHLRSFDRVASTTLYKMSRKGTLSKQQSTPSLGREMSRQFTKISLHEVDESVRLLAEKVYASALKEEDSKNTLSMFTVPEDCPIGLHQAKEWELRKEIAEQRSEESVKRKQSFKLMRSQSISLQSVAPDWVVSVISPLLTPSSPIGPPPINIPEFQRVTISGDYCAGITVEDYEQAAKTLLKALFIREKYSRLAYHRFPRITARFLRSADNEKWSEEEEVLPESCPVPSEGEDPYSMEDLPQNLNYSLKMKDGIIYVYNNEDALKQDQPRCLPYPDLETFAIDMSHVLVMITDGPTKTYCHRRLNFLMSKFQLHEMLNEMAELKELKCVPHRDFYNVRKVDTHIHAAACMNQKHLLKFIQDTYKTEADRVVLEKNGKKFTLKQVFDNLKMDPYDLTVDSLDVHAGRQTFHRFDKFNSKYNPVGASELREIYIKSDNYINGEYFARLIKEVAHELEESKYQHAEPRLSIYGRAPEEWESLSKWFINQKLHSPNMRWIIQVPRIYDIFRSKKIIPNFAKMLENIFLPLFQATVNPQQHKETHVFLKYVTGFDSVDDESKHSDHMFSYKSPKPEEWTMEENPPYTYYLFHMYANIMVLNNLRKERGLNTFQFRPHCGEAGSITHLVSAFLTADNISHGLNLKKSPVLQYLYYLAQVPIAMSPLSNNSLFLEYSKNPLREFLQKGLCVSLSTDDPLQFHYTKEALMEEYAIAAQLWKLSTCDVCEIARNSVLQSGLSHQEKKHFLGENYLQDGPEGNDIRRTNVAQIRMAFRHETLCNELSFLVDAKSEALAEQAS, translated from the exons ATGCATATCTTCACACCCAGTGAGTGTTGCACTACAGAGCACAGCAGACTGTCACAGGGGACagttacacacacagagagagaccgcAAGACTGCAGGGAGAAAACTACAACTACAGAGCTCTGAACATTTAAGGTCATTTG ATCGTGTTGCATCTACTACGCTGTACAAAATGAGCAGAAAAGGAACTCTATCCAAGCAACAATCGACGCCGAGCTTAGGGAGGG AAATGTCACGTCAGTTCACGAAGATCTCTCTCCATGAGGTGGATGAGAGTGTGCGACTCTTGGCCGAGAAGGTGTATGCTTCAGCTCTGAAGGAAGAAGACTCTAAAAACACCTTGTCCATGTTCACCGTCCCTGAGGACTGTCCCATTGGCTTGCATCAGGCTAAGGAGTGGGAGCTACGTAAAGAGATAGCGGAGCAGAGGTCAGAGGAATCTGTAAAGAG AAAACAGAGTTTCAAGCTGATGCGATCCCAGTCAATATCCTTGCAATCAGTTGCTCCTGACTGGGTAGTGTCTGTGATTTCACCCCTGCTGACCCCATCCTCACCTATAGGCCCTCCGCCAATAAATATCCCAGAGTTCCAGAGGGTCACCATCAGTGGAGACTACTGTGCAGGG ATAACAGTCGAGGACTATGAGCAAGCAGCAAAAACCCTGCTGAAAGCACTCTTCATCAGAGAAAAATATTCACGGCTGGCATATCACCGCTTTCCCAGGATCACAGCCAGGTTTTTAAGGAGTGCCGATAATGAGAAATGGAGCGAGGAGGAAGAAGTGCTGCCAG AAAGCTGCCCTGTTCCAAGTGAGGGTGAGGATCCCTACAGTATGGAAGACCTTCCACAGAATCTGAACTACTCCCTAAAGATGAAAGACGGAATCATATACGTCTATAATAATGAAGATGCCTTAAAACAGGATCAGCCACGGTGCTTGCCATATCCTGATTTGGAAACCTTTGCTATTGACATGAGCCACGTCCTTGTCATGATCACAGACGGACCAAC gaagACCTATTGTCACAGAAGGCTTAACTTCCTGATGTCTAAGTTCCAGCTTCATGAAATGCTGAATGAGATGGCAGAGTTAAAGGAACTGAAATGCGTTCCTCACAGAGACTTCTACAATGTCAGAAAG GTTGATACGCACATTCACGCAGCTGCCTGCATGAACCAGAAGCATCTACTGAAGTTCATTCAGGACACATATAAGACAGAGGCAGACCGAGTGGTGCTGGAGAAGAATGGAAAGAAGTTCACCCTCAAGCAGGTGTTTGACAATCTAAAAATGGACCCATATGACCTCACAGTAGATTCATTGGATGTACACGCG GGCAGACAAACCTTTCATCGCTTTGATAAATTCAATTCCAAATACAACCCAGTAGGTGCTAGTGAGCTCAGAGAGATCTACATCAAAAGTGATAACTACATCAATGGAGAATATTTCGCACGTCTCATCAAG GAGGTTGCTCATGAACTGGAGGAGAGTAAATATCAGCACGCAGAACCCCGTCTCTCAATTTATGGCCGAGCCCCTGAAGAATGGGAAAGCCTGTCCAAATGGTTTATCAATCAAAAGTTGCACTCCCCTAACATGAGATGGATCATACAGGTGCCCAGGATCTA TGACATTTTCAGATCAAAGAAGATTATTCCCAACTTCGCCAAGATGCTAGAAAACATCTTCCTCCCACTGTTTCAGGCCACTGTTAACCCTCAGCAACACAAAGAAACGCATGTCTTCCTGAAATAT GTGACAGGGTTTGACAGTGTAGATGATGAGTCCAAACACAGTGATCACATGTTCAGCTATAAGAGTCCAAAACCTGAGGAGTGGACCATGGAGGAAAACCCACCATACACTTACTACCTCTTCCACATGTATGCCAACATCATGGTCCTCAACAACCTACGAAA agAACGTGGTCTTAATACCTTCCAGTTCCGTCCTCACTGTGGCGAGGCTGGATCCATCACCCATCTGGTATCAGCCTTCCTCACAGCTGACAACATCTCTCATGGACTCAATCTGAAGAAG AGTCCTGTCCTGCAGTACCTGTATTATTTGGCCCAGGTGCCCATTGCAATGTCTCCACTCAGCAATAACAGCCTGTTCCTGGAGTATTCCAAGAATCCGCTCAGAGAGTTCCTGCAAAAGGgcctctgtgtgtctctctccacAGATGATCCATTACAGTTCCACTATACCAAG GAGGCCTTGATGGAGGAGTATGCCATAGCGGCACAACTGTGGAAACTGAGCACATGTGATGTGTGTGAGATCGCCAGAAATAGTGTGCTTCAGAGTGGTCTGTCTCATcag GAGAAGAAACACTTCCTGGGTGAGAATTATCTACAGGATGGACCAGAGGGAAATGACATCCGTAGAACAAATGTGGCACAGATCCGAATGGCCTTTCGGCATGAGACCTTGTGCAATGAGCTCAGCTTCCTAGTGGATGCCAAGTCAGAAGCTTTGGCTGAACAAGCCTCATAA
- the LOC132156212 gene encoding AMP deaminase 3-like isoform X2, producing MSRKGTLSKQQSTPSLGREMSRQFTKISLHEVDESVRLLAEKVYASALKEEDSKNTLSMFTVPEDCPIGLHQAKEWELRKEIAEQRSEESVKRKQSFKLMRSQSISLQSVAPDWVVSVISPLLTPSSPIGPPPINIPEFQRVTISGDYCAGITVEDYEQAAKTLLKALFIREKYSRLAYHRFPRITARFLRSADNEKWSEEEEVLPESCPVPSEGEDPYSMEDLPQNLNYSLKMKDGIIYVYNNEDALKQDQPRCLPYPDLETFAIDMSHVLVMITDGPTKTYCHRRLNFLMSKFQLHEMLNEMAELKELKCVPHRDFYNVRKVDTHIHAAACMNQKHLLKFIQDTYKTEADRVVLEKNGKKFTLKQVFDNLKMDPYDLTVDSLDVHAGRQTFHRFDKFNSKYNPVGASELREIYIKSDNYINGEYFARLIKEVAHELEESKYQHAEPRLSIYGRAPEEWESLSKWFINQKLHSPNMRWIIQVPRIYDIFRSKKIIPNFAKMLENIFLPLFQATVNPQQHKETHVFLKYVTGFDSVDDESKHSDHMFSYKSPKPEEWTMEENPPYTYYLFHMYANIMVLNNLRKERGLNTFQFRPHCGEAGSITHLVSAFLTADNISHGLNLKKSPVLQYLYYLAQVPIAMSPLSNNSLFLEYSKNPLREFLQKGLCVSLSTDDPLQFHYTKEALMEEYAIAAQLWKLSTCDVCEIARNSVLQSGLSHQEKKHFLGENYLQDGPEGNDIRRTNVAQIRMAFRHETLCNELSFLVDAKSEALAEQAS from the exons ATGAGCAGAAAAGGAACTCTATCCAAGCAACAATCGACGCCGAGCTTAGGGAGGG AAATGTCACGTCAGTTCACGAAGATCTCTCTCCATGAGGTGGATGAGAGTGTGCGACTCTTGGCCGAGAAGGTGTATGCTTCAGCTCTGAAGGAAGAAGACTCTAAAAACACCTTGTCCATGTTCACCGTCCCTGAGGACTGTCCCATTGGCTTGCATCAGGCTAAGGAGTGGGAGCTACGTAAAGAGATAGCGGAGCAGAGGTCAGAGGAATCTGTAAAGAG AAAACAGAGTTTCAAGCTGATGCGATCCCAGTCAATATCCTTGCAATCAGTTGCTCCTGACTGGGTAGTGTCTGTGATTTCACCCCTGCTGACCCCATCCTCACCTATAGGCCCTCCGCCAATAAATATCCCAGAGTTCCAGAGGGTCACCATCAGTGGAGACTACTGTGCAGGG ATAACAGTCGAGGACTATGAGCAAGCAGCAAAAACCCTGCTGAAAGCACTCTTCATCAGAGAAAAATATTCACGGCTGGCATATCACCGCTTTCCCAGGATCACAGCCAGGTTTTTAAGGAGTGCCGATAATGAGAAATGGAGCGAGGAGGAAGAAGTGCTGCCAG AAAGCTGCCCTGTTCCAAGTGAGGGTGAGGATCCCTACAGTATGGAAGACCTTCCACAGAATCTGAACTACTCCCTAAAGATGAAAGACGGAATCATATACGTCTATAATAATGAAGATGCCTTAAAACAGGATCAGCCACGGTGCTTGCCATATCCTGATTTGGAAACCTTTGCTATTGACATGAGCCACGTCCTTGTCATGATCACAGACGGACCAAC gaagACCTATTGTCACAGAAGGCTTAACTTCCTGATGTCTAAGTTCCAGCTTCATGAAATGCTGAATGAGATGGCAGAGTTAAAGGAACTGAAATGCGTTCCTCACAGAGACTTCTACAATGTCAGAAAG GTTGATACGCACATTCACGCAGCTGCCTGCATGAACCAGAAGCATCTACTGAAGTTCATTCAGGACACATATAAGACAGAGGCAGACCGAGTGGTGCTGGAGAAGAATGGAAAGAAGTTCACCCTCAAGCAGGTGTTTGACAATCTAAAAATGGACCCATATGACCTCACAGTAGATTCATTGGATGTACACGCG GGCAGACAAACCTTTCATCGCTTTGATAAATTCAATTCCAAATACAACCCAGTAGGTGCTAGTGAGCTCAGAGAGATCTACATCAAAAGTGATAACTACATCAATGGAGAATATTTCGCACGTCTCATCAAG GAGGTTGCTCATGAACTGGAGGAGAGTAAATATCAGCACGCAGAACCCCGTCTCTCAATTTATGGCCGAGCCCCTGAAGAATGGGAAAGCCTGTCCAAATGGTTTATCAATCAAAAGTTGCACTCCCCTAACATGAGATGGATCATACAGGTGCCCAGGATCTA TGACATTTTCAGATCAAAGAAGATTATTCCCAACTTCGCCAAGATGCTAGAAAACATCTTCCTCCCACTGTTTCAGGCCACTGTTAACCCTCAGCAACACAAAGAAACGCATGTCTTCCTGAAATAT GTGACAGGGTTTGACAGTGTAGATGATGAGTCCAAACACAGTGATCACATGTTCAGCTATAAGAGTCCAAAACCTGAGGAGTGGACCATGGAGGAAAACCCACCATACACTTACTACCTCTTCCACATGTATGCCAACATCATGGTCCTCAACAACCTACGAAA agAACGTGGTCTTAATACCTTCCAGTTCCGTCCTCACTGTGGCGAGGCTGGATCCATCACCCATCTGGTATCAGCCTTCCTCACAGCTGACAACATCTCTCATGGACTCAATCTGAAGAAG AGTCCTGTCCTGCAGTACCTGTATTATTTGGCCCAGGTGCCCATTGCAATGTCTCCACTCAGCAATAACAGCCTGTTCCTGGAGTATTCCAAGAATCCGCTCAGAGAGTTCCTGCAAAAGGgcctctgtgtgtctctctccacAGATGATCCATTACAGTTCCACTATACCAAG GAGGCCTTGATGGAGGAGTATGCCATAGCGGCACAACTGTGGAAACTGAGCACATGTGATGTGTGTGAGATCGCCAGAAATAGTGTGCTTCAGAGTGGTCTGTCTCATcag GAGAAGAAACACTTCCTGGGTGAGAATTATCTACAGGATGGACCAGAGGGAAATGACATCCGTAGAACAAATGTGGCACAGATCCGAATGGCCTTTCGGCATGAGACCTTGTGCAATGAGCTCAGCTTCCTAGTGGATGCCAAGTCAGAAGCTTTGGCTGAACAAGCCTCATAA
- the LOC132156212 gene encoding AMP deaminase 3-like isoform X3, translating into MEKIGAEEMSRQFTKISLHEVDESVRLLAEKVYASALKEEDSKNTLSMFTVPEDCPIGLHQAKEWELRKEIAEQRSEESVKRKQSFKLMRSQSISLQSVAPDWVVSVISPLLTPSSPIGPPPINIPEFQRVTISGDYCAGITVEDYEQAAKTLLKALFIREKYSRLAYHRFPRITARFLRSADNEKWSEEEEVLPESCPVPSEGEDPYSMEDLPQNLNYSLKMKDGIIYVYNNEDALKQDQPRCLPYPDLETFAIDMSHVLVMITDGPTKTYCHRRLNFLMSKFQLHEMLNEMAELKELKCVPHRDFYNVRKVDTHIHAAACMNQKHLLKFIQDTYKTEADRVVLEKNGKKFTLKQVFDNLKMDPYDLTVDSLDVHAGRQTFHRFDKFNSKYNPVGASELREIYIKSDNYINGEYFARLIKEVAHELEESKYQHAEPRLSIYGRAPEEWESLSKWFINQKLHSPNMRWIIQVPRIYDIFRSKKIIPNFAKMLENIFLPLFQATVNPQQHKETHVFLKYVTGFDSVDDESKHSDHMFSYKSPKPEEWTMEENPPYTYYLFHMYANIMVLNNLRKERGLNTFQFRPHCGEAGSITHLVSAFLTADNISHGLNLKKSPVLQYLYYLAQVPIAMSPLSNNSLFLEYSKNPLREFLQKGLCVSLSTDDPLQFHYTKEALMEEYAIAAQLWKLSTCDVCEIARNSVLQSGLSHQEKKHFLGENYLQDGPEGNDIRRTNVAQIRMAFRHETLCNELSFLVDAKSEALAEQAS; encoded by the exons ATGGAAAAAATAGGTGCTGAAG AAATGTCACGTCAGTTCACGAAGATCTCTCTCCATGAGGTGGATGAGAGTGTGCGACTCTTGGCCGAGAAGGTGTATGCTTCAGCTCTGAAGGAAGAAGACTCTAAAAACACCTTGTCCATGTTCACCGTCCCTGAGGACTGTCCCATTGGCTTGCATCAGGCTAAGGAGTGGGAGCTACGTAAAGAGATAGCGGAGCAGAGGTCAGAGGAATCTGTAAAGAG AAAACAGAGTTTCAAGCTGATGCGATCCCAGTCAATATCCTTGCAATCAGTTGCTCCTGACTGGGTAGTGTCTGTGATTTCACCCCTGCTGACCCCATCCTCACCTATAGGCCCTCCGCCAATAAATATCCCAGAGTTCCAGAGGGTCACCATCAGTGGAGACTACTGTGCAGGG ATAACAGTCGAGGACTATGAGCAAGCAGCAAAAACCCTGCTGAAAGCACTCTTCATCAGAGAAAAATATTCACGGCTGGCATATCACCGCTTTCCCAGGATCACAGCCAGGTTTTTAAGGAGTGCCGATAATGAGAAATGGAGCGAGGAGGAAGAAGTGCTGCCAG AAAGCTGCCCTGTTCCAAGTGAGGGTGAGGATCCCTACAGTATGGAAGACCTTCCACAGAATCTGAACTACTCCCTAAAGATGAAAGACGGAATCATATACGTCTATAATAATGAAGATGCCTTAAAACAGGATCAGCCACGGTGCTTGCCATATCCTGATTTGGAAACCTTTGCTATTGACATGAGCCACGTCCTTGTCATGATCACAGACGGACCAAC gaagACCTATTGTCACAGAAGGCTTAACTTCCTGATGTCTAAGTTCCAGCTTCATGAAATGCTGAATGAGATGGCAGAGTTAAAGGAACTGAAATGCGTTCCTCACAGAGACTTCTACAATGTCAGAAAG GTTGATACGCACATTCACGCAGCTGCCTGCATGAACCAGAAGCATCTACTGAAGTTCATTCAGGACACATATAAGACAGAGGCAGACCGAGTGGTGCTGGAGAAGAATGGAAAGAAGTTCACCCTCAAGCAGGTGTTTGACAATCTAAAAATGGACCCATATGACCTCACAGTAGATTCATTGGATGTACACGCG GGCAGACAAACCTTTCATCGCTTTGATAAATTCAATTCCAAATACAACCCAGTAGGTGCTAGTGAGCTCAGAGAGATCTACATCAAAAGTGATAACTACATCAATGGAGAATATTTCGCACGTCTCATCAAG GAGGTTGCTCATGAACTGGAGGAGAGTAAATATCAGCACGCAGAACCCCGTCTCTCAATTTATGGCCGAGCCCCTGAAGAATGGGAAAGCCTGTCCAAATGGTTTATCAATCAAAAGTTGCACTCCCCTAACATGAGATGGATCATACAGGTGCCCAGGATCTA TGACATTTTCAGATCAAAGAAGATTATTCCCAACTTCGCCAAGATGCTAGAAAACATCTTCCTCCCACTGTTTCAGGCCACTGTTAACCCTCAGCAACACAAAGAAACGCATGTCTTCCTGAAATAT GTGACAGGGTTTGACAGTGTAGATGATGAGTCCAAACACAGTGATCACATGTTCAGCTATAAGAGTCCAAAACCTGAGGAGTGGACCATGGAGGAAAACCCACCATACACTTACTACCTCTTCCACATGTATGCCAACATCATGGTCCTCAACAACCTACGAAA agAACGTGGTCTTAATACCTTCCAGTTCCGTCCTCACTGTGGCGAGGCTGGATCCATCACCCATCTGGTATCAGCCTTCCTCACAGCTGACAACATCTCTCATGGACTCAATCTGAAGAAG AGTCCTGTCCTGCAGTACCTGTATTATTTGGCCCAGGTGCCCATTGCAATGTCTCCACTCAGCAATAACAGCCTGTTCCTGGAGTATTCCAAGAATCCGCTCAGAGAGTTCCTGCAAAAGGgcctctgtgtgtctctctccacAGATGATCCATTACAGTTCCACTATACCAAG GAGGCCTTGATGGAGGAGTATGCCATAGCGGCACAACTGTGGAAACTGAGCACATGTGATGTGTGTGAGATCGCCAGAAATAGTGTGCTTCAGAGTGGTCTGTCTCATcag GAGAAGAAACACTTCCTGGGTGAGAATTATCTACAGGATGGACCAGAGGGAAATGACATCCGTAGAACAAATGTGGCACAGATCCGAATGGCCTTTCGGCATGAGACCTTGTGCAATGAGCTCAGCTTCCTAGTGGATGCCAAGTCAGAAGCTTTGGCTGAACAAGCCTCATAA
- the LOC132156212 gene encoding AMP deaminase 3-like isoform X4, whose protein sequence is MSRQFTKISLHEVDESVRLLAEKVYASALKEEDSKNTLSMFTVPEDCPIGLHQAKEWELRKEIAEQRSEESVKRKQSFKLMRSQSISLQSVAPDWVVSVISPLLTPSSPIGPPPINIPEFQRVTISGDYCAGITVEDYEQAAKTLLKALFIREKYSRLAYHRFPRITARFLRSADNEKWSEEEEVLPESCPVPSEGEDPYSMEDLPQNLNYSLKMKDGIIYVYNNEDALKQDQPRCLPYPDLETFAIDMSHVLVMITDGPTKTYCHRRLNFLMSKFQLHEMLNEMAELKELKCVPHRDFYNVRKVDTHIHAAACMNQKHLLKFIQDTYKTEADRVVLEKNGKKFTLKQVFDNLKMDPYDLTVDSLDVHAGRQTFHRFDKFNSKYNPVGASELREIYIKSDNYINGEYFARLIKEVAHELEESKYQHAEPRLSIYGRAPEEWESLSKWFINQKLHSPNMRWIIQVPRIYDIFRSKKIIPNFAKMLENIFLPLFQATVNPQQHKETHVFLKYVTGFDSVDDESKHSDHMFSYKSPKPEEWTMEENPPYTYYLFHMYANIMVLNNLRKERGLNTFQFRPHCGEAGSITHLVSAFLTADNISHGLNLKKSPVLQYLYYLAQVPIAMSPLSNNSLFLEYSKNPLREFLQKGLCVSLSTDDPLQFHYTKEALMEEYAIAAQLWKLSTCDVCEIARNSVLQSGLSHQEKKHFLGENYLQDGPEGNDIRRTNVAQIRMAFRHETLCNELSFLVDAKSEALAEQAS, encoded by the exons ATGTCACGTCAGTTCACGAAGATCTCTCTCCATGAGGTGGATGAGAGTGTGCGACTCTTGGCCGAGAAGGTGTATGCTTCAGCTCTGAAGGAAGAAGACTCTAAAAACACCTTGTCCATGTTCACCGTCCCTGAGGACTGTCCCATTGGCTTGCATCAGGCTAAGGAGTGGGAGCTACGTAAAGAGATAGCGGAGCAGAGGTCAGAGGAATCTGTAAAGAG AAAACAGAGTTTCAAGCTGATGCGATCCCAGTCAATATCCTTGCAATCAGTTGCTCCTGACTGGGTAGTGTCTGTGATTTCACCCCTGCTGACCCCATCCTCACCTATAGGCCCTCCGCCAATAAATATCCCAGAGTTCCAGAGGGTCACCATCAGTGGAGACTACTGTGCAGGG ATAACAGTCGAGGACTATGAGCAAGCAGCAAAAACCCTGCTGAAAGCACTCTTCATCAGAGAAAAATATTCACGGCTGGCATATCACCGCTTTCCCAGGATCACAGCCAGGTTTTTAAGGAGTGCCGATAATGAGAAATGGAGCGAGGAGGAAGAAGTGCTGCCAG AAAGCTGCCCTGTTCCAAGTGAGGGTGAGGATCCCTACAGTATGGAAGACCTTCCACAGAATCTGAACTACTCCCTAAAGATGAAAGACGGAATCATATACGTCTATAATAATGAAGATGCCTTAAAACAGGATCAGCCACGGTGCTTGCCATATCCTGATTTGGAAACCTTTGCTATTGACATGAGCCACGTCCTTGTCATGATCACAGACGGACCAAC gaagACCTATTGTCACAGAAGGCTTAACTTCCTGATGTCTAAGTTCCAGCTTCATGAAATGCTGAATGAGATGGCAGAGTTAAAGGAACTGAAATGCGTTCCTCACAGAGACTTCTACAATGTCAGAAAG GTTGATACGCACATTCACGCAGCTGCCTGCATGAACCAGAAGCATCTACTGAAGTTCATTCAGGACACATATAAGACAGAGGCAGACCGAGTGGTGCTGGAGAAGAATGGAAAGAAGTTCACCCTCAAGCAGGTGTTTGACAATCTAAAAATGGACCCATATGACCTCACAGTAGATTCATTGGATGTACACGCG GGCAGACAAACCTTTCATCGCTTTGATAAATTCAATTCCAAATACAACCCAGTAGGTGCTAGTGAGCTCAGAGAGATCTACATCAAAAGTGATAACTACATCAATGGAGAATATTTCGCACGTCTCATCAAG GAGGTTGCTCATGAACTGGAGGAGAGTAAATATCAGCACGCAGAACCCCGTCTCTCAATTTATGGCCGAGCCCCTGAAGAATGGGAAAGCCTGTCCAAATGGTTTATCAATCAAAAGTTGCACTCCCCTAACATGAGATGGATCATACAGGTGCCCAGGATCTA TGACATTTTCAGATCAAAGAAGATTATTCCCAACTTCGCCAAGATGCTAGAAAACATCTTCCTCCCACTGTTTCAGGCCACTGTTAACCCTCAGCAACACAAAGAAACGCATGTCTTCCTGAAATAT GTGACAGGGTTTGACAGTGTAGATGATGAGTCCAAACACAGTGATCACATGTTCAGCTATAAGAGTCCAAAACCTGAGGAGTGGACCATGGAGGAAAACCCACCATACACTTACTACCTCTTCCACATGTATGCCAACATCATGGTCCTCAACAACCTACGAAA agAACGTGGTCTTAATACCTTCCAGTTCCGTCCTCACTGTGGCGAGGCTGGATCCATCACCCATCTGGTATCAGCCTTCCTCACAGCTGACAACATCTCTCATGGACTCAATCTGAAGAAG AGTCCTGTCCTGCAGTACCTGTATTATTTGGCCCAGGTGCCCATTGCAATGTCTCCACTCAGCAATAACAGCCTGTTCCTGGAGTATTCCAAGAATCCGCTCAGAGAGTTCCTGCAAAAGGgcctctgtgtgtctctctccacAGATGATCCATTACAGTTCCACTATACCAAG GAGGCCTTGATGGAGGAGTATGCCATAGCGGCACAACTGTGGAAACTGAGCACATGTGATGTGTGTGAGATCGCCAGAAATAGTGTGCTTCAGAGTGGTCTGTCTCATcag GAGAAGAAACACTTCCTGGGTGAGAATTATCTACAGGATGGACCAGAGGGAAATGACATCCGTAGAACAAATGTGGCACAGATCCGAATGGCCTTTCGGCATGAGACCTTGTGCAATGAGCTCAGCTTCCTAGTGGATGCCAAGTCAGAAGCTTTGGCTGAACAAGCCTCATAA
- the LOC132156216 gene encoding RING finger protein 141-like: MGQQLSGQAMSRLPEKLIKHAGLVRDSGYLTYDEFLGRMAELNDVTAKLASGQKKHLLFEVQTGSDATVLWKVAVRIVCTKINKEDGMVEASRIMNLYQFIQLYKDITSQAAEVLSSEATAEGSCGLLSSEDTCQASIWMGRVKQLTDEEECCICMDGKADLILPCAHSFCQKCIDKWSGQSRNCPVCRIQVTAANESWVMSDAPTEEDMAGYILNLADEAGHPHRP; this comes from the exons ATGGGCCAGCAGCTTTCTGGCCAGGCAATGAGCAGACTGCCTGAGAAACTGATCAAACATGCGGGGCTTGTGCGTGACAGTGGCTACCTCACCTATGATGAGTTCTTGGGACGTATGGCAGAGCTCAATGATGT AACTGCTAAACTAGCCTCTGGCCAAAAGAAACATCTTTTGTTTGAAGTACAGACGGGATCTGACGCAACAGTGTTATGGAAGGTTGCTGTGAGAATAGTGTGCACCAAG ATTAACAAGGAGGATGGAATGGTGGAGGCCTCCCGTATTATGAATCTGTACCAGTTTATCCAGCTCTACAAAGACATCACCAGTCAGGCAGCTGAAGTACTGAGTTCAGAGGCTACGGCAGAGGGATCCTGTGGACTGCTGTCATCAGAAGATACCTGCCAGGCCAGCATATGGATGGGCAG GGTGAAACAGTTGACTGATGAGGAAGAATGCTGTATCTGCATGGATGGGAAAGCAGACCTTATTCTGCCCTGTGCACACAGCTTCTGTCAGAAGTGCATTGACAAGTG GAGCGGTCAGAGCCGAAACTGCCCCGTCTGTCGGATTCAGGTGACTGCCGCCAATGAATCGTGGGTCATGTCAGATGCTCCCACGGAGGAAGATATGGCTGGGTACATTCTCAATCTGGCGGATGAAGCTGGGCACCCACACAGACCTTAG